Proteins encoded by one window of Castor canadensis chromosome 2, mCasCan1.hap1v2, whole genome shotgun sequence:
- the Sun3 gene encoding SUN domain-containing protein 3 isoform X1, with protein sequence MVFILCRLIRSWKVILSVVFTLAFLLVGLRNHQWLKEAEFPQKSRQLYAIIAEYGSRLHNYQARLRMPKEHLELLKKESQTLENNFREILLLIEQIDVLKVVLRDMKDGTHNHSWALHGEAEEDQDSTEVLDEEMSNLVHYVLKKLRGDQVQMADYALKSAGASIIEAGTSETYKNNRAKLYWHGIGFLNYEMPPDIILQVKPDVHPGKCWAFPGSQGHALIKLARKIIPTAVTMEHISEKVSPSGNISSAPKEFSVFGIMKRCEGEEIFLGQFIYNKTETTVQTFELQHELSESLLCVKLKILSNWGHLKYTCLYRFRVHGVPSDET encoded by the exons GGCTTCGAAATCATCAGTGGCTTAAGGAAGCAGAGTTTCCTCAGAAATCCAGGCAGTTATATGCCATAATTGCAGAGTATGGCTCACGGCTACATAATTACCAG GCCAGACTTCGAATGCCTAAGGAGCATCTGGAGCTTTTGAA GAAAGAGAGCCAGACACTGGAGAACAATTTTCGTGAAATTCTGCTTTTAATTGAACAAATCGATGTTCTGAAGGTAGTGCTTAGAGACATGAAGGATGGCACACACAACCATAGCTGGGCTCTGCACGGAGAGGCCGAGGAGGACCAGGACAGCACGGAGGTGCTAGACGAG GAAATGTCAAACTTAGTACATTATGTACTTAAAAAGCTGAGAGGGGACCAAGTACAGATGGCTGATTATGCCCTGAAGTCAGCTG gaGCCTCCATCATTGAAGCAGGAACCTCAGAAACTTacaaaaataacagagcaaaactGTACTGGCACGGGATAGGTTTCCTAAATTATGAAATGCCTCCAGATATTATTCTTCAGGTAAAA ccaGATGTCCACCCTGGAAAGTGCTGGGCCTTCCCAGGGTCCCAGGGTCATGCCCTAATCAAGCTTGCCAGGAAAATCATACCAACGGCAGTAACCATGGAACACATCTCAGAGAAGGTGTCGCCCTCAGGAAACATCTCCAGTGCACCCAAGGAGTTTTCTGTCTTT GGTATCATGAAAAGATGTGAAGGAGAAGAAATTTTCCTAGGTCAGTTTATCTATAACAAAACAGAAACCACCGTCCAGACATTTGAACTCCAG cATGAACTTTCTGAATCATTGCTATGTGTGAAACTTAAAATCCTTAGCAACTGGGGACACCTGAAGTATACTTGTTTGTACCGGTTCAGGGTCCACGGTGTCCCCAGTGATGAGACGTAA
- the Sun3 gene encoding SUN domain-containing protein 3 isoform X2, which translates to MVFILCRLIRSWKVILSVVFTLAFLLVGLRNHQWLKEAEFPQKSRQLYAIIAEYGSRLHNYQARLRMPKEHLELLKKESQTLENNFREILLLIEQIDVLKVVLRDMKDGTHNHSWALHGEAEEDQDSTEVLDEEMSNLVHYVLKKLRGDQVQMADYALKSAGASIIEAGTSETYKNNRAKLYWHGIGFLNYEMPPDIILQPDVHPGKCWAFPGSQGHALIKLARKIIPTAVTMEHISEKVSPSGNISSAPKEFSVFGIMKRCEGEEIFLGQFIYNKTETTVQTFELQHELSESLLCVKLKILSNWGHLKYTCLYRFRVHGVPSDET; encoded by the exons GGCTTCGAAATCATCAGTGGCTTAAGGAAGCAGAGTTTCCTCAGAAATCCAGGCAGTTATATGCCATAATTGCAGAGTATGGCTCACGGCTACATAATTACCAG GCCAGACTTCGAATGCCTAAGGAGCATCTGGAGCTTTTGAA GAAAGAGAGCCAGACACTGGAGAACAATTTTCGTGAAATTCTGCTTTTAATTGAACAAATCGATGTTCTGAAGGTAGTGCTTAGAGACATGAAGGATGGCACACACAACCATAGCTGGGCTCTGCACGGAGAGGCCGAGGAGGACCAGGACAGCACGGAGGTGCTAGACGAG GAAATGTCAAACTTAGTACATTATGTACTTAAAAAGCTGAGAGGGGACCAAGTACAGATGGCTGATTATGCCCTGAAGTCAGCTG gaGCCTCCATCATTGAAGCAGGAACCTCAGAAACTTacaaaaataacagagcaaaactGTACTGGCACGGGATAGGTTTCCTAAATTATGAAATGCCTCCAGATATTATTCTTCAG ccaGATGTCCACCCTGGAAAGTGCTGGGCCTTCCCAGGGTCCCAGGGTCATGCCCTAATCAAGCTTGCCAGGAAAATCATACCAACGGCAGTAACCATGGAACACATCTCAGAGAAGGTGTCGCCCTCAGGAAACATCTCCAGTGCACCCAAGGAGTTTTCTGTCTTT GGTATCATGAAAAGATGTGAAGGAGAAGAAATTTTCCTAGGTCAGTTTATCTATAACAAAACAGAAACCACCGTCCAGACATTTGAACTCCAG cATGAACTTTCTGAATCATTGCTATGTGTGAAACTTAAAATCCTTAGCAACTGGGGACACCTGAAGTATACTTGTTTGTACCGGTTCAGGGTCCACGGTGTCCCCAGTGATGAGACGTAA
- the Sun3 gene encoding SUN domain-containing protein 3 isoform X3, with protein MPKEHLELLKKESQTLENNFREILLLIEQIDVLKVVLRDMKDGTHNHSWALHGEAEEDQDSTEVLDEEMSNLVHYVLKKLRGDQVQMADYALKSAGASIIEAGTSETYKNNRAKLYWHGIGFLNYEMPPDIILQVKPDVHPGKCWAFPGSQGHALIKLARKIIPTAVTMEHISEKVSPSGNISSAPKEFSVFGIMKRCEGEEIFLGQFIYNKTETTVQTFELQHELSESLLCVKLKILSNWGHLKYTCLYRFRVHGVPSDET; from the exons ATGCCTAAGGAGCATCTGGAGCTTTTGAA GAAAGAGAGCCAGACACTGGAGAACAATTTTCGTGAAATTCTGCTTTTAATTGAACAAATCGATGTTCTGAAGGTAGTGCTTAGAGACATGAAGGATGGCACACACAACCATAGCTGGGCTCTGCACGGAGAGGCCGAGGAGGACCAGGACAGCACGGAGGTGCTAGACGAG GAAATGTCAAACTTAGTACATTATGTACTTAAAAAGCTGAGAGGGGACCAAGTACAGATGGCTGATTATGCCCTGAAGTCAGCTG gaGCCTCCATCATTGAAGCAGGAACCTCAGAAACTTacaaaaataacagagcaaaactGTACTGGCACGGGATAGGTTTCCTAAATTATGAAATGCCTCCAGATATTATTCTTCAGGTAAAA ccaGATGTCCACCCTGGAAAGTGCTGGGCCTTCCCAGGGTCCCAGGGTCATGCCCTAATCAAGCTTGCCAGGAAAATCATACCAACGGCAGTAACCATGGAACACATCTCAGAGAAGGTGTCGCCCTCAGGAAACATCTCCAGTGCACCCAAGGAGTTTTCTGTCTTT GGTATCATGAAAAGATGTGAAGGAGAAGAAATTTTCCTAGGTCAGTTTATCTATAACAAAACAGAAACCACCGTCCAGACATTTGAACTCCAG cATGAACTTTCTGAATCATTGCTATGTGTGAAACTTAAAATCCTTAGCAACTGGGGACACCTGAAGTATACTTGTTTGTACCGGTTCAGGGTCCACGGTGTCCCCAGTGATGAGACGTAA